A genomic stretch from Enterobacter oligotrophicus includes:
- the pspF gene encoding phage shock protein operon transcriptional activator produces the protein MVNFIMAGYKDNLLGEANSFLEVLEQVSRLAPLNKPVLIIGERGTGKELIANRLHYLSGRWDGPFISLNCAALNENLLDTELFGHEAGAFTGAQKRHPGRFERADGGTLFLDELATAPMLVQEKLLRVIEYGELERVGGSQPLQVNVRLVCATNANLPERVAEDKFRADLLDRLAFDVVQLPPLRERRSDIMLLAEQFAIQMCRELGLPLFPGFSDSATETLLGYHWPGNIRELKNVVERSVYRHGSSETELDTIILDPFRRETHSVPVPETVSESPSLPIDLRQFQHTQEQQLLELSLKQAKYNQKQAAELLGLTYHQLRALLKKHQMR, from the coding sequence GTGGTTAATTTCATCATGGCTGGATACAAAGATAATTTACTTGGCGAAGCCAATAGCTTTCTTGAGGTGCTGGAGCAGGTTTCCCGTCTCGCACCGCTCAATAAGCCGGTGTTGATCATCGGCGAGCGCGGGACGGGCAAAGAGTTGATTGCTAACCGCCTTCACTATTTGTCCGGCCGCTGGGATGGGCCGTTCATTTCACTGAACTGTGCGGCGTTAAACGAAAATTTACTCGATACCGAACTTTTCGGCCATGAGGCCGGGGCATTTACCGGCGCACAAAAACGCCATCCGGGTCGCTTTGAACGTGCCGATGGCGGCACGTTATTTCTGGATGAGCTGGCAACAGCCCCGATGCTGGTGCAGGAAAAACTGCTGCGGGTGATTGAATATGGCGAGCTGGAGCGCGTCGGCGGTAGCCAGCCGCTGCAGGTGAACGTGCGCCTGGTTTGCGCCACAAATGCCAACCTGCCAGAAAGGGTGGCGGAGGACAAGTTTCGCGCCGATTTGCTCGACCGGCTGGCGTTTGATGTCGTTCAGCTCCCGCCGCTGCGTGAGCGCCGTAGCGACATCATGCTGCTGGCGGAGCAATTTGCCATTCAGATGTGCCGCGAGCTTGGCCTGCCCCTCTTTCCCGGATTCAGCGACTCTGCCACCGAAACTTTGCTCGGCTATCACTGGCCGGGGAATATTCGTGAGCTTAAAAACGTGGTGGAACGGTCGGTTTATCGTCATGGCAGCAGTGAAACCGAGCTGGACACCATTATTCTCGATCCTTTTCGCCGTGAAACGCATTCCGTACCGGTGCCGGAGACCGTTTCCGAATCCCCTTCTCTCCCGATCGATTTACGCCAGTTCCAGCACACACAGGAACAACAGTTGCTTGAGCTCAGCCTGAAGCAGGCAAAATATAATCAGAAGCAGGCGGCTGAACT